One window from the genome of Desulforamulus ruminis DSM 2154 encodes:
- a CDS encoding type I restriction-modification system subunit M, with product MANGNNTADIGFEQQIWAAADILRGNMDAAEYKHVVLGLIFLKYISDKFEERYQELLADDDDVEDKDAYTEANIFYVPPIARWSVIAEWAHKTGKITDENGKEEFFDIGGIIDRAMRAIEKENKRLKDVLPKNYARSELDKRRLGNVVDLFTNIQMIEHGTDKDILGRTYEYCLAKFAEQEGKRAGEFYTPSCVVRTLVEVLKPFKGRVYDPCCGSGGMFVQSADFVSHHAGNINNLSIFGQDANPTTRKMALMNLAIRGIEADLGGYNADTFHNDLHPTLKADFILANPPFNLSDWNDGSLNDDPRWKYGLPPSGNANFAWLQHMIYHLSPNGKIGMVLANGSLSSQSGGEGDIRRKIVEDDLVEGIVAMPTQLFYTTQIPVSLWFINRNKKQKGKTLFVDARKMGTMVNRRLREMTTEDIAKIAATFEAFDNGTLEDVKGYCAAVTTADIAKQDYILTPGRYVGIEEQEDDGEPFDEKMARLTSELSEMFKRSHELEDEIRKRLGAIGYDI from the coding sequence ATGGCAAACGGGAATAACACAGCCGATATCGGTTTCGAACAACAAATCTGGGCGGCAGCAGACATTTTGCGCGGAAATATGGATGCCGCCGAGTATAAGCACGTGGTCCTGGGGCTTATCTTCCTAAAGTACATATCGGACAAGTTCGAGGAGCGCTATCAGGAACTCCTCGCTGATGATGACGATGTGGAGGATAAGGATGCTTACACTGAAGCGAACATCTTTTACGTACCGCCTATCGCACGGTGGAGTGTGATTGCTGAATGGGCACACAAAACCGGAAAAATAACAGATGAAAACGGCAAGGAAGAGTTTTTCGACATTGGCGGTATAATTGACCGCGCTATGAGAGCTATTGAAAAGGAAAACAAACGGCTTAAGGATGTTCTCCCTAAGAACTATGCCCGTAGCGAACTTGATAAGCGCCGACTCGGGAATGTGGTTGATTTATTTACCAACATACAGATGATTGAGCACGGCACGGATAAGGACATCCTTGGTCGTACCTATGAATATTGCCTCGCCAAATTCGCTGAGCAAGAAGGCAAACGCGCGGGTGAATTCTATACGCCGTCCTGCGTTGTTCGGACGCTTGTTGAGGTGTTGAAGCCCTTCAAAGGGCGAGTGTACGACCCCTGCTGCGGTTCGGGCGGAATGTTCGTGCAATCCGCAGACTTCGTAAGTCACCATGCCGGCAATATCAACAATTTATCTATTTTCGGACAAGATGCGAACCCGACAACACGCAAAATGGCATTAATGAACCTTGCTATTCGCGGCATCGAAGCTGACCTGGGCGGGTATAACGCTGATACTTTTCATAATGACTTGCACCCCACGCTGAAAGCGGACTTTATACTTGCCAATCCGCCGTTCAATCTTTCGGACTGGAATGACGGATCGTTAAACGATGACCCGCGCTGGAAGTACGGCTTACCGCCATCGGGCAATGCCAACTTTGCGTGGCTTCAACATATGATTTACCACCTTTCACCAAACGGCAAAATTGGTATGGTGCTTGCCAACGGCTCGCTGTCCTCTCAAAGCGGAGGAGAGGGTGATATTCGTCGCAAAATTGTAGAGGATGATCTCGTAGAGGGAATTGTCGCGATGCCGACGCAGCTCTTCTACACCACGCAGATTCCAGTTTCGCTATGGTTTATCAATCGTAACAAGAAACAGAAGGGCAAGACATTATTTGTTGACGCCCGCAAGATGGGGACGATGGTTAATCGCCGCTTGCGCGAGATGACTACCGAGGACATTGCCAAAATAGCTGCTACTTTCGAGGCGTTTGACAACGGGACGCTGGAGGATGTGAAGGGCTATTGCGCCGCTGTAACGACCGCTGATATCGCAAAGCAGGACTACATACTTACACCAGGGCGCTATGTTGGAATTGAGGAGCAAGAGGACGACGGCGAACCCTTTGATGAGAAAATGGCTCGGCTGACAAGCGAACTATCCGAAATGTTCAAACGCTCTCATGAATTGGAGGACGAAATACGCAAAAGACTGGGGGCAATTGGATATGACATCTAA
- a CDS encoding AAA family ATPase, which yields MSNFYIERLIVTGNGKEPSILEFKEGLNIVCGPSDTGKSYVLECIDYLFGSDKIRFDRNTGYDWVKLIIATENGRITFERQLDTKKIEVHSTDRDFKSGSYGISGKKNNISDLWLQLIGIDEEHHIIKNSRFEKQRLTWRTFSHMFLIKETNVFQEQSIILPKQNTASTAALSALLFLISGIDFAEVVPLEEKKIKEARKKAVVDYIHKRLAGFADRKEELSSIPYLDASNLQGKVEAVLDDIAETERAIAESIKHNKQLLKEILAVNAQLAECNTLYNRYQVLRSQYASDIKRLTFIVEGELNKDSIKETTKCPFCESDIPVQDEGGYVEASHAELHRIQLQLVDLEEANHDIVNERAALEMKIADLNEKKLGIEVLLNNELKPKVAALKQTLAEYRRAIEIQNEAAVISEFEISMKTELFEVQMEDDSEAEFKVKNYFDRDILGPLDDYLNKTLELCKYEGLSSAYFSPSNFDVFINGKSKDAFGKGYRAFLNTVLALTLMKYLVERGKYAPGILVVDSPILSLKERGDEKTPDTMKAALFQYLLDNQSYGQVIIIENNVPELDYSKANVIAFTKDETHGRYGFLNGVR from the coding sequence ATGTCTAATTTCTATATTGAGAGGTTGATTGTTACAGGCAACGGCAAGGAACCCTCTATCCTGGAATTCAAAGAGGGGCTTAATATCGTTTGCGGGCCGTCCGATACCGGTAAAAGCTATGTACTTGAATGTATAGATTATTTATTTGGCAGTGACAAAATTCGTTTTGACAGAAACACAGGATATGACTGGGTGAAGCTTATTATTGCCACTGAAAATGGCAGAATTACATTTGAGCGCCAGTTGGATACCAAGAAAATTGAAGTCCATAGTACAGACCGTGATTTTAAGTCTGGTAGTTATGGGATTAGCGGAAAAAAGAATAATATCAGTGATTTATGGCTGCAATTAATCGGTATAGACGAGGAACACCATATTATAAAAAACTCAAGGTTTGAGAAACAGCGTCTTACCTGGAGAACGTTCTCTCATATGTTCCTCATTAAGGAAACTAATGTTTTTCAAGAACAGTCCATAATCTTGCCCAAACAGAACACGGCATCAACAGCAGCACTTTCCGCACTGCTCTTTCTGATAAGCGGGATAGACTTTGCTGAAGTCGTTCCTCTTGAGGAAAAAAAGATTAAAGAAGCCCGAAAAAAGGCTGTAGTTGATTATATACACAAGCGGCTGGCTGGTTTCGCTGACCGCAAAGAAGAATTGAGTAGTATCCCTTATCTGGATGCTTCGAATCTCCAAGGGAAGGTTGAAGCCGTCCTTGATGATATTGCCGAAACCGAAAGAGCTATCGCAGAATCCATCAAACACAATAAGCAGTTATTGAAAGAGATACTTGCAGTAAATGCACAATTAGCAGAGTGCAACACCCTTTATAATCGCTATCAAGTGCTTAGGAGTCAGTATGCTTCTGATATAAAAAGATTGACCTTTATTGTTGAAGGGGAATTAAACAAAGACAGTATCAAAGAAACAACAAAATGTCCTTTCTGCGAAAGCGATATTCCGGTGCAAGATGAGGGGGGTTACGTTGAGGCATCTCATGCCGAACTGCATAGAATACAGCTTCAACTTGTCGACTTAGAAGAAGCCAATCACGACATTGTTAATGAACGCGCAGCTCTTGAAATGAAGATTGCAGACTTAAATGAGAAAAAGTTAGGGATCGAGGTTCTCCTCAACAATGAGTTAAAACCTAAAGTGGCGGCGCTTAAACAAACACTAGCGGAATACCGCCGAGCTATTGAAATTCAGAACGAAGCGGCGGTTATTAGCGAGTTTGAAATAAGTATGAAAACGGAATTATTTGAAGTGCAAATGGAAGACGATTCGGAAGCAGAGTTTAAGGTAAAGAACTATTTTGACCGCGATATTTTAGGTCCTTTAGATGACTACCTAAACAAAACCCTTGAATTGTGTAAATATGAGGGGCTTAGTTCGGCCTATTTTAGCCCAAGCAACTTCGATGTGTTTATCAACGGCAAATCAAAGGACGCTTTCGGTAAGGGATATCGAGCATTTTTGAATACGGTGCTTGCTCTTACACTTATGAAGTATTTGGTGGAGCGTGGGAAATACGCGCCAGGAATACTAGTTGTTGATTCACCGATTCTTTCGCTAAAAGAACGCGGGGACGAGAAAACACCCGATACTATGAAAGCTGCGCTGTTCCAATATCTGTTGGATAACCAAAGCTACGGTCAGGTTATTATCATTGAAAACAATGTCCCTGAGTTAGATTACAGCAAAGCGAATGTAATTGCTTTTACAAAAGATGAAACCCATGGTCGTTATGGATTCTTAAATGGCGTACGCTAA
- a CDS encoding helix-turn-helix domain-containing protein — protein sequence MDNEQKLEKWSSMDTITDYLGVSRETVLQWISNRNMPAHKVGRLWKFKISEVDEWIRSGGAADKDSLTKDAPKE from the coding sequence ATGGACAATGAACAAAAACTCGAAAAGTGGTCATCTATGGATACTATAACAGACTATCTTGGTGTAAGCCGCGAAACAGTGCTGCAATGGATTAGTAACCGTAATATGCCTGCGCATAAAGTCGGTAGGCTTTGGAAGTTCAAGATTTCCGAAGTGGACGAATGGATTCGTTCCGGTGGCGCGGCTGACAAAGATAGCTTAACTAAAGATGCCCCAAAGGAGTGA
- a CDS encoding restriction endonuclease subunit S — MTSKLVLSDLCYFADGRVAVSDLNLDTYISTENMLPNKEGITRSAGLPTVSQTQAYQVNDVLVSNIRPYFRKIWFADRDGGCSNDVLVLRAKKGCNPGFLYYLLSDDNFFEYATATAKGTKMPRGDKGAIMRYGVPDLPLDIQIGISKILSALDARISINRAINHHLVA; from the coding sequence ATGACATCTAAGTTGGTGCTTTCCGACCTTTGCTATTTCGCCGATGGTCGGGTTGCAGTTTCCGACTTGAATTTGGATACCTATATTTCCACGGAGAACATGCTTCCGAACAAGGAGGGAATTACCCGCTCGGCGGGGTTGCCGACTGTTTCACAGACACAAGCTTACCAAGTGAATGACGTGTTAGTGTCAAACATCCGCCCTTACTTTCGCAAGATATGGTTTGCCGATCGTGACGGTGGCTGTTCAAATGATGTGTTGGTTCTGAGGGCTAAGAAGGGCTGCAATCCGGGTTTCCTCTACTACCTGTTGTCGGATGACAATTTTTTTGAATATGCGACGGCAACAGCGAAAGGCACAAAGATGCCACGAGGTGATAAAGGAGCGATTATGCGGTACGGAGTACCCGACCTGCCGCTTGATATACAGATTGGAATTAGCAAGATCTTGTCCGCTCTTGATGCGCG